One stretch of Juglans microcarpa x Juglans regia isolate MS1-56 chromosome 3D, Jm3101_v1.0, whole genome shotgun sequence DNA includes these proteins:
- the LOC121253867 gene encoding cytochrome P450 89A2-like, with the protein MEVWFIILISLSACFSLKSLFSFFSSSKTTKKNVSQGNLPPGPPTLPFIGNLHLLPKSMVDLRSLIYDLSHKYGPILTVYLGSEPLIFITSYTLAHQALVRHGATFASRPAVVPVSVVLSNKRKDIGASPFGPTWKALRRNLISEVLHPTSLKSYSVERKRVLDSLIKGFQESSKLNQPVRLLDHIHHAVFSLFIRMAFGELSETQIKEVEGTQYQLLVAYEQFSVFGTWPRLGKLLLRNRWKRYLQFLKNQDDVILPLIRARKKLRQERGKAFELISYTDSLLDLKISGEKGNVEEADILSLCSEFINAGADTSTTMLQWVLAYLVKHPRIQSKLFAEISEVVAKGAKEVEEDDLHKIPYLKAVVLESLRIHPPNTSLIPHTVMEDVELGGYTIPKDTTVNIVTALIGRDPNVWENPMEFRPERLLTSEDIGEEVSDVTAFKMMPFGAGRRMCPGNRLGLLLLQYLVSNLVWNFEFKTVDGEGVDLSEKEEFLVVMKNPVRAYISPRIK; encoded by the coding sequence ATGGAGGTCTggttcatcatcctcatctctctctctgcctgtTTTTCCCTAAAATCACTCTTCAgctttttctcttcctccaaaACCACCAAGAAGAATGTTTCCCAAGGCAATCTCCCGCCGGGACCCCCAACCCTGCCTTTCATAGGAAATCTTCATTTGCTTCCCAAATCCATGGTTGATTTGAGATCTCTCATCTATGATCTCTCCCACAAGTATGGCCCGATTCTCACCGTCTATCTCGGCTCTGAACCCCTCATCTTCATCACCTCCTACACCCTTGCCCACCAAGCCCTTGTTCGACATGGCGCCACCTTTGCGAGCCGTCCTGCAGTCGTCCCCGTTAGCGTTGTTCTCAGCAACAAGCGCAAAGATATCGGCGCAAGCCCCTTTGGCCCAACCTGGAAAGCCCTCCGTCGTAATCTCATTTCGGAAGTTCTCCACCCGACTTCGTTGAAATCTTACTCTGTTGAACGCAAGCGTGTCTTGGATTCATTGATCAAGGGCTTCCAGGAATCTTCCAAGCTCAATCAGCCCGTCCGTCTGCTCGATCATATCCACCACGCTGTGTTTTCCTTGTTCATTCGCATGGCTTTCGGAGAACTCAGCGAGACTCAAATCAAAGAAGTTGAAGGAACACAATATCAACTTCTTGTCGCTTACGAGCAGTTCAGTGTGTTCGGTACCTGGCCCAGACTGGGGAAGTTGCTTCTCAGAAACCGTTGGAAAAGGTACCTACAATTCTTGAAGAACCAAGATGATGTGATTTTGCCATTGATCAGAGCCCGGAAGAAGTTGAGACAAGAGAGAGGCAAGGCATTCGAACTGATTTCTTACACAGATTCCTTACTGGACCTGAAAATATCCGGAGAGAAAGGTAATGTGGAAGAAGCAGATATTCTGAGCTTGTGCTCGGAGTTCATCAATGCAGGAGCCGACACAAGTACAACGATGCTGCAGTGGGTTTTGGCATATTTAGTGAAACACCCCCGAATTCAATCCAAACTTTTTGCAGAAATCAGCGAGGTGGTGGCAAAAGGAGCGAAAGAAGTTGAGGAAGATGATTTGCACAAGATTCCATATCTGAAAGCAGTGGTTCTCGAGAGTCTGAGAATTCACCCTCCAAACACCTCGTTGATTCCACACACAGTCATGGAAGATGTTGAGCTCGGCGGCTACACAATCCCAAAAGACACGACGGTGAACATTGTGACAGCACTGATCGGGAGAGATCCAAACGTGTGGGAGAATCCCATGGAGTTTAGGCCGGAGAGATTGTTGACTAGTGAAGACATTGGAGAAGAAGTGTCTGATGTAACAGCGTTCAAGATGATGCCCTTTGGTGCTGGGAGAAGGATGTGTCCCGGGAACAGACTAGGATTGCTTCTCCTCCAGTATCTTGTTTCAAATCTGGTCTGGAATTTTGAGTTCAAAACAGTGGATGGGGAAGGTGTTGATCTTTCAGAAAAGGAGGAGTTCTTGGTTGTGATGAAGAATCCAGTGCGTGCCTATATATCTCCAAGAATCAAATAG